From the genome of Vicia villosa cultivar HV-30 ecotype Madison, WI linkage group LG2, Vvil1.0, whole genome shotgun sequence, one region includes:
- the LOC131646875 gene encoding transcription factor HEC1-like has translation MDENILKTLESDESSMDMMTMMMQMEKFPEFHEPFYSNNNNLNLNLNNTENEFPYGNSNVTYPQPPFSYSQQGQPMTQSLQHNGVHMPSGRINNASFSSYSDKKNSMAAMREMIFHMAVMQPINIDPETIKPPKRKNVKISKDPQSVAARHRRERISERIRILQRLVPGGTKMDTASMLDEAIHYVKFLKKQVQTLEQVGANRPMNVVGFPGMISNGNLNYSSFLRGCSTSSPYQMVGPTSKQMLR, from the coding sequence ATGGACGAGAACATTCTGAAAACCTTGGAAAGTGACGAAAGCAGCATGGacatgatgacaatgatgatgcAAATGGAAAAGTTTCCAGAATTCCATGAGCCTTtttatagcaacaacaacaatctcAATCTCAATCTCAATAACACCGAAAATGAATTCCCTTATGGAAACTCAAACGTAACTTATCCTCAACCACCATTCTCTTATTCTCAACAAGGACAACCAATGACACAATCTCTTCAACATAACGGAGTTCATATGCCATCAGGAAGAATCAACAACGCTTCGTTCTCGTCGTACTCCGATAAGAAGAACTCAATGGCGGCCATGAGAGAGATGATATTCCATATGGCAGTTATGCAACCGATTAATATAGACCCAGAAACAATCAAACCACCAAAGAGAAAGAACGTGAAGATATCGAAAGATCCACAAAGTGTAGCAGCGAGACACAGAAGAGAGAGAATTAGCGAGAGAATAAGAATCTTGCAGAGATTAGTCCCTGGTGGAACAAAAATGGACACAGCTTCAATGTTAGATGAAGCAATACATTATGTGAAGTTCTTGAAGAAACAAGTTCAAACTTTGGAACAAGTTGGAGCAAATAGACCTATGAATGTTGTTGGATTCCCAGGAATGATTTCTAATGGAAATTTGAACTACTCTTCTTTTCTTAGAGGTTGCTCAACTTCATCACCTTATCAAATGGTGGGTCCCACATCCAAACAAATGCTTAGGTGA